One genomic region from Tigriopus californicus strain San Diego chromosome 4, Tcal_SD_v2.1, whole genome shotgun sequence encodes:
- the LOC131879132 gene encoding annexin A13-like produces the protein MGSGSSKTGKDSASFEAKNEDEYRPVKNWEGEIVGWVERTESDKLRRKVLKEAPPSIRNSSHYKNRHSDYDSDDYDDEEDLELDSHSSSAGSYRSDKSSLNRSQGSLRTSDESKADLRSRGSSRNSDDSEDSPLISRKGSKFTLSRKNSKFSSVSKQSNYRRDSRSPSTSRSPSIYRSPSIARSTSRNSSRRVGRALGWDDRSRKSSISRSNSKSRSMSIRYNEKKQKPLRPRYKPIKNYPKPRPTLKPAREFSVLIEAAALFKACRVIGTDEDAIIRILGRHSSKQRQEIRKTFREVHKKDLKTVLLDELSGDFEALCIALITEDLLLDVQTFRHFVEKDIRHLALIGMMARTSANGLHLLKKKYKAQFEEDLIKKIEKETKGSVEKVLIATFSGKKDPTKEIDPKNAQRDAEDLIDSYEDEGASIFTMILTNLIEQRNANQMREICEAFRQLFGQELSQTTRDLLGPDIAPAYCAFLEACDDTACFFAGCLHNTFDGMGTDEIALSRIIVHRVEIDLKDIAVAYKEMFGQTLAEVIKAETSGAYEKLLLRLLNANQ, from the exons ATGGGCAGTGGATCAAGTAAGACGGGAAAAGATTCCGCTtcatttgaagccaaaaatgaGGATGAGTATCGACCTGTGAAGAATTGGGAAG GTGAGATTGTGGGATGGGTGGAGCGAACAGAAAGTGACAAATTAAGACGAAAAGTCTTGAAGGAGGCTCCTCCTAGTATTCGCAATTCCTCTCACTACAAGAATCGTCATAGTGACTACGATTCGGATGATTATGATGACGAAGAGGACCTTGAGCTTGATAGCCACAGTAGCAGCGCCGGTTCGTATCGGTCCGATAAGTCTTCTTTAAACCGAAGTCAAGGATCGTTGAGAACAAGTGACGAATCTAAGGCTGACTTACGATCCAGAGGTTCCAGCAGGAATTCGGATGACTCCGAAGACAGCCCTTTGATCAGTCGAAAAGGATCAAAGTTCACGCTCAGCCGGAAAAACTCAAAGTTTTCGAGCGTGTCCAAGCAATCAAACTATCGACGGGACTCACGAAGTCCTTCCACTTCGAGAAGTCCATCCATATATCGCAGTCCGTCAATCGCTCGGAGTACATCGCGAAACAGTTCTAGACGGGTTGGTCGGGCACTTGGGTGGGATGATAGATCGAGGAAAAGCTCGATATCCAGGTCCAACTCCAAATCGAGAAGCATGAGCATCCGTTATAATGAGAAGAAGCAAAAACCCCTGCGCCCGAGGTACAAACCCATCAAAAACTATCCG AAACCGAGACCAACCTTGAAACCAGCCCGTGAATTCAGCGTCTTGATTGAAGCCGCAGCTCTCTTCAAGGCTTGCCGAGTGATCGGTACGGATGAGGATGCGATTATTCGCATCTTAGGAAGACATTCCTCGAAGCAGAGGCAAGAAATCCGGAAAACCTTTCGTGAGGTACATAAGAAG GATTTGAAAACGGTCCTCCTGGATGAACTAAGTGGAGATTTCGAGGCACTCTGTATTGCATTGATAACTGAGGATCTACTCTTAGACGTTCAAACCTTTCGTCACTTCGTAGAG aAAGACATTCGACACTTGGCTTTGATTGGGATGATGGCGCGGACCAGTGCCAATGGCTTACatctcttgaaaaagaaatataaagCCC aatttgaagaagatcttataaagaaaattgaaaaagagacCAAGGGCTCCGTCGAGAAAGTGCTTATTGCTACCTTCTCAGGAAAAAAAGATCCTACCAAAGAGATTGATCCCAAAAACGCGCAGAGAGACGCAGAG GACTTGATTGACAGCTATGAAGACGAGGGTGCCTCCATTTTTACCATGATCCTAACCAATCTGATCGAACAACGCAATGCCAATCAAATGCGAGAGATTTGTGAAGCATTTCGTCAACTATTCGGACAAGAGCTTTCCCAGACGACCAGAGACCTGCTTGGGCCCGACATCGCTCCGGCATATTGCGCATTTT TGGAAGCTTGTGACGACACGGCGTGTTTCTTCGCTGGTTGTCTTCATAATACTTTCGATGGAATGGGGACGGACGAAATCGCTCTTAGTCGAATCATTGTTCATAGGGTTGAG ATCGACTTAAAGGACATTGCAGTGGCTTACAAGGAAATGTTTGGTCAAACCCTAGCCGAAGTGATAAAGGCCGAAACAAGTGGTGCTTATGAAAAACTTTTACTCAGACTTCTGAATGCTAACCAGTAG
- the LOC131879141 gene encoding transmembrane protein 53-like, with translation MLKQGQCFRQRKATLLCYLPVFASLIKMVNPKVQDSSTVGNLMTDQIYSSGFSDDPETPVVILLGWAGSTDIDLQKYARVYEEKGFDSVRQITPKYTVFYGAKHVPGYSKHLLNFLKTNQLSQRPLIFHMFSNMGVLSLQELEPLVREDGEFQEILPHIRGLVFDSCPGKPTLTSFFYALTDHVLTGPYFWRYIQFVGQVFKLIFTSITSPNNGSRSSWYEYLTKDSLFRMPMMFLFSKGDQCIPKSDIQALASKLESEDVQVTQVDFIDSPHVGHWDRYPAQYNEAVVKFMTSIDVIES, from the coding sequence ATGTTGAAACAGGGCCAATGCTTTAGGCAACGAAAGGCCACGCTTCTTTGTTATTTGCCCGTGTTTGCTTCGCTCATCAAGATGGTCAACCCAAAAGTGCAAGATAGTTCAACGGTTGGAAACTTAATGACCGACCAAATTTACTCATCTGGGTTTTCGGATGATCCAGAAACTCCGGTTGTGATTTTGCTGGGATGGGCTGGATCAACGGATATTGACCTTCAAAAGTATGCCAGAGTGTACGAGGAGAAGGGATTTGATTCAGTTCGACAAATCACACCCAAATATACCGTTTTCTATGGTGCAAAGCATGTGCCTGGATACTCCAAACATTTATTGAATTTCCTCAAGACTAACCAACTTTCACAGCGGCCTCTGATCTTCCATATGTTCAGTAACATGGGGGTACTTTCGTTGCAAGAACTGGAGCCCCTAGTTCGAGAAGACGGCGAGTTCCAAGAAATCCTACCTCACATTCGGGGCCTAGTCTTTGACAGTTGTCCCGGCAAACCCACTCTGACCTCGTTTTTCTATGCTCTAACTGACCATGTCTTGACCGGGCCCTACTTTTGGCGATACATTCAGTTTGTGGGTCAGGTGTTTAAACTGATTTTCACAAGCATCACTAGTCCGAACAATGGATCTCGAAGCTCCTGGTACGAGTACTTGACCAAAGATAGCTTATTTCGAATGCCTATGATGTTCCTCTTCTCCAAAGGAGACCAGTGCATCCCCAAATCTGACATTCAAGCTCTAGCCTCAAAACTGGAATCTGAAGATGTTCAAGTGACCCAAGTTGATTTTATCGATTCGCCACATGTGGGTCATTGGGATCGATATCCGGCACAATACAATGAGGCTGTGGTTAAGTTCATGACGAGTATCGATGTGATCGAATCTTAG